A stretch of the Serratia marcescens genome encodes the following:
- a CDS encoding nucleotidyltransferase family protein, producing the protein MTTGIVITAAGRGERFIQAGGQGNKLNTGFADAAGERRSLFEHTLRQALASGLPVQVVTRPDNLPVLAACAANQVPVTLLASSGLGDSIAAGVAATPHWQGWLIHLADMPFVGAEVFRQVADALRQHAIVRPCYAQQPGHPVGFSALLRKPLCQLRGDNGARELLQGAALHLLPLEHPGVVQDIDLPSQLPASE; encoded by the coding sequence ATGACCACGGGCATTGTCATTACCGCCGCCGGACGCGGGGAGCGCTTTATTCAGGCCGGCGGCCAGGGCAACAAATTGAACACCGGATTTGCCGACGCGGCGGGTGAGCGGCGATCGCTGTTCGAACACACCCTGCGCCAGGCATTGGCCTCCGGCCTGCCGGTACAGGTGGTGACCCGGCCGGATAATCTGCCGGTGCTGGCAGCGTGCGCCGCCAATCAGGTGCCGGTCACCCTGCTCGCCAGTTCGGGCCTCGGCGACTCGATCGCCGCGGGCGTTGCGGCCACACCGCACTGGCAGGGCTGGCTGATCCACCTGGCCGATATGCCGTTCGTCGGCGCCGAGGTTTTCCGGCAGGTGGCGGATGCCTTACGGCAGCACGCGATCGTGCGCCCCTGCTATGCGCAACAGCCCGGCCACCCGGTCGGCTTTTCCGCCCTATTGCGCAAACCCCTTTGCCAACTGCGCGGCGATAATGGCGCGCGTGAACTGCTGCAAGGCGCGGCATTGCACCTGCTGCCGCTTGAGCACCCCGGCGTCGTGCAGGATATTGATCTTCCATCGCAACTCCCGGCCAGCGAGTAA
- a CDS encoding SprT family zinc-dependent metalloprotease has product MNKPRIPIALQQAVMRCLREKLQLARRHFAVEFPEPSIVYQQRGTSAGTAWLQSWEIRLNPVLLLENQQPFIDEVVPHELAHLLVFRQFGRVAPHGREWRWMMESVLLTPASRTHRFETASVQSKTFPYRCGCGQHQLTIRRHNRVLRGESEYRCRRCGEKLKFLASENL; this is encoded by the coding sequence ATGAACAAACCAAGAATCCCCATCGCGCTGCAACAAGCGGTGATGCGCTGCCTGCGAGAAAAGCTGCAGTTGGCACGCCGGCATTTTGCCGTCGAGTTCCCCGAACCCAGCATCGTCTATCAGCAACGCGGCACCAGCGCGGGCACCGCCTGGCTGCAAAGCTGGGAAATCCGCCTGAATCCGGTACTGCTGCTGGAAAACCAACAGCCGTTTATCGATGAAGTGGTGCCGCACGAGTTGGCGCACCTGCTGGTATTTCGCCAATTCGGCCGGGTGGCGCCGCACGGCCGCGAATGGCGCTGGATGATGGAAAGCGTGCTGCTGACCCCCGCCAGCCGCACTCACCGCTTCGAAACCGCCTCGGTGCAAAGCAAAACCTTCCCCTACCGCTGCGGCTGCGGGCAGCACCAGCTCACCATTCGCCGCCATAACCGCGTGCTGCGCGGCGAAAGCGAGTACCGCTGCCGCCGGTGCGGCGAAAAACTGAAATTTCTCGCTAGCGAGAACCTTTAG
- the rsmE gene encoding 16S rRNA (uracil(1498)-N(3))-methyltransferase, whose translation MRIPRIYHPQPLTDRAEIALSEDAANHVGRVLRMSAGQALQLFDGSNQVFDAEIVRVDKKSVLVRLGDGRVDDIESPLNLHLGQVISRGEKMEFTIQKSIELGVNVITPLFSERCGVKLDGERLAKKIQQWQKIAIAACEQCGRNRIPEIREAMSLEAWCAEQDGSLKLNLHPRASHSINTLPQPVDRVRLLIGPEGGLSADEIAMTTDHGFTDILLGPRVLRTETTALTAITALQVRFGDLG comes from the coding sequence ATGCGCATACCCCGCATTTACCATCCGCAGCCGTTGACCGATCGGGCGGAGATCGCCCTGAGCGAAGACGCCGCCAACCACGTCGGGCGCGTGCTGCGCATGAGCGCCGGCCAGGCGCTGCAGCTGTTCGACGGCAGCAACCAGGTGTTCGACGCCGAGATAGTCCGGGTGGACAAAAAGAGCGTGCTGGTGCGCCTCGGCGACGGCCGCGTGGATGACATCGAATCGCCGCTCAACCTGCATCTGGGCCAGGTCATCTCGCGCGGCGAGAAGATGGAGTTCACCATTCAGAAGTCCATCGAGCTGGGCGTCAACGTCATTACCCCGCTGTTTTCCGAGCGCTGCGGCGTCAAACTGGACGGCGAGCGTCTGGCGAAGAAAATCCAGCAATGGCAAAAGATCGCCATCGCCGCCTGCGAACAGTGCGGCCGCAACCGCATTCCCGAAATCCGCGAGGCGATGTCGCTGGAAGCCTGGTGCGCCGAGCAGGACGGCAGCCTGAAGCTCAACCTGCATCCGCGCGCCAGTCACAGCATCAACACCCTGCCGCAGCCGGTAGACCGCGTCCGCCTGCTGATCGGCCCGGAAGGCGGTTTGTCCGCCGACGAAATCGCCATGACCACCGACCACGGATTTACTGATATTCTGTTGGGACCACGCGTTCTGCGTACCGAAACCACAGCGCTCACCGCCATTACCGCTCTGCAGGTCCGTTTCGGCGACCTGGGTTAA
- a CDS encoding helix-turn-helix domain-containing protein yields MGTQESHIRELLVWIEDNLTNPLSLDIVSAKSGYTKWYLQRMFKKQTGLSLASYIRARRLYLAAFALRFTQKSILDISVEYQFDNQQTFSRCFKKHFAESPSVYRHARKQDFSNLVRSLAASQPGDIQVERVSIARGQYAFHGKQYAYHLDIEKLDKSHLPQRSALRGQFYTLLGERPTQTYSFTQLVPDGERVRVDYTLGVTTEYPLREGVVLEALPEIHGEFCLFRYSGKPVALNDHIIQIYTQVLPEMGLARGDGPDMTVFSYSLSGKEELYLELQHLVPVVPLH; encoded by the coding sequence ATGGGAACGCAGGAAAGTCATATCAGGGAATTGCTGGTCTGGATTGAAGATAACCTGACCAATCCACTGTCGTTGGATATCGTTTCCGCCAAGTCTGGCTATACGAAATGGTACCTGCAGCGTATGTTTAAGAAGCAGACCGGATTATCGTTAGCCTCGTATATCCGCGCTCGCCGCCTCTACCTCGCCGCCTTCGCCTTGCGTTTCACGCAGAAGAGCATCCTCGATATCTCGGTCGAATACCAATTCGATAACCAGCAGACGTTCTCGCGCTGTTTCAAGAAACACTTCGCCGAATCGCCCAGCGTGTATCGCCATGCCCGCAAGCAGGACTTCAGCAATCTGGTGCGTTCGCTGGCGGCCAGCCAGCCCGGCGATATTCAGGTTGAACGCGTCAGCATTGCCAGAGGGCAATACGCCTTTCACGGCAAACAGTACGCTTATCACCTGGATATCGAGAAGCTGGACAAGTCGCACCTGCCGCAGCGCAGCGCGCTGCGGGGGCAGTTCTACACCTTGTTGGGCGAGCGCCCGACGCAAACCTATTCGTTTACCCAACTGGTACCGGACGGCGAGCGGGTCAGGGTCGATTATACCCTGGGCGTGACGACGGAATACCCGCTGCGCGAAGGCGTGGTGCTGGAGGCGCTGCCGGAGATCCACGGCGAGTTTTGCCTTTTTCGCTATTCCGGCAAGCCGGTGGCGCTCAACGACCACATCATTCAAATCTACACGCAGGTGTTGCCCGAAATGGGGCTGGCCCGCGGTGACGGGCCGGACATGACGGTGTTCAGCTATTCGCTGAGCGGGAAAGAGGAGCTGTATTTGGAGCTTCAACATCTGGTGCCGGTGGTGCCGCTGCATTGA
- the gshB gene encoding glutathione synthase, with protein MIKLGIVMDPIDSINIKKDTSFAMLLEAQRRGYELHYMEMNDLYLHAGDGRARTRLLSVKEDKENWFNFGAEQDLALHDLDVILMRKDPPFDTEYIYATYILERAEVKGTLVVNKPQSLRDCNEKLFTAWFPELTPDTLVSRSAAHIRKFHQQHGDVILKPLDGMGGASIFRVKQDDPNLSVIIETLTEHGSRFCMAQNFLPAIKDGDKRILVVDGEPVPYCLARIPAQGETRGNLAAGGRGEARPLSESDWKIARAVAPTLKEKGLIFVGLDVIGDRLTEINVTSPTCAREIEAAFPISITGMLMDAIEKRLAAK; from the coding sequence ATGATTAAGCTCGGCATCGTGATGGACCCTATCGATTCCATCAACATCAAGAAAGACACCAGCTTCGCCATGCTGCTCGAAGCGCAGCGCCGCGGTTACGAATTGCACTACATGGAGATGAACGATCTCTATCTGCACGCCGGTGACGGGCGCGCCCGCACCCGCCTGCTGAGCGTGAAGGAAGACAAGGAGAACTGGTTCAACTTCGGCGCCGAGCAGGATCTGGCGCTGCACGATCTGGACGTGATCCTGATGCGCAAGGATCCGCCGTTCGATACCGAATACATTTACGCGACCTACATTCTGGAGCGCGCCGAGGTCAAAGGCACGCTGGTGGTCAACAAGCCACAAAGCCTGCGCGACTGCAACGAGAAGCTGTTCACCGCCTGGTTCCCGGAACTGACGCCGGACACGCTGGTCAGCCGCAGCGCCGCGCACATCCGCAAATTCCACCAGCAGCACGGCGACGTCATCCTGAAGCCGCTGGACGGCATGGGCGGCGCGTCTATCTTCCGTGTGAAGCAGGACGATCCTAACCTGTCGGTGATCATCGAAACCCTGACCGAACACGGCAGCCGTTTCTGCATGGCGCAGAACTTCCTGCCGGCGATCAAGGACGGCGACAAACGCATCCTGGTGGTGGACGGCGAGCCGGTGCCTTACTGCCTGGCGCGCATTCCGGCGCAGGGCGAGACCCGTGGCAACCTGGCGGCCGGCGGCCGCGGCGAAGCGCGTCCGCTGAGCGAGAGCGACTGGAAAATCGCCCGCGCCGTCGCGCCGACGCTGAAAGAGAAAGGGCTGATCTTCGTCGGCCTGGACGTGATCGGCGATCGCCTGACCGAGATCAACGTGACCAGCCCAACCTGCGCGCGCGAAATTGAGGCGGCATTCCCCATCTCGATTACCGGCATGCTGATGGACGCGATTGAAAAGCGCCTGGCGGCGAAGTAA
- a CDS encoding YqgE/AlgH family protein, which produces MNLQHHFLIAMPTLQDPRFKRSVIYVCEHNEEGAMGLVINKPVEQFTVATVLSKLKIMPPARDPAISLDKPVFAGGPLADDRGFILHTPRHGFGASIQISPNTMITTSKDVLETLGTPEQPDDVLVALGYAGWEKGQLEQEVLDNAWLTIEANTDILFRTPIASRWREAGNLLGIDIRSIANHAGHA; this is translated from the coding sequence ATGAATTTACAGCACCATTTTCTGATCGCCATGCCCACCCTGCAGGATCCTCGCTTCAAGCGCTCGGTGATTTACGTCTGCGAGCATAACGAAGAAGGCGCCATGGGTTTGGTGATCAATAAACCGGTGGAGCAGTTCACGGTAGCCACGGTACTGAGCAAGCTGAAGATCATGCCACCTGCGCGCGATCCGGCCATCAGCCTGGACAAGCCGGTGTTCGCCGGCGGCCCGCTGGCGGACGATCGCGGGTTTATCCTGCATACGCCGCGCCACGGCTTCGGCGCCAGCATTCAAATCTCCCCCAACACCATGATCACCACCTCGAAAGACGTGCTGGAAACGCTCGGCACCCCGGAACAACCGGACGACGTGCTGGTGGCGCTGGGTTATGCGGGTTGGGAAAAGGGCCAGCTGGAGCAGGAGGTGTTGGATAACGCCTGGCTGACCATCGAAGCCAACACCGACATTCTGTTCCGCACGCCGATCGCCAGCCGTTGGCGCGAGGCGGGGAACCTCCTGGGTATCGACATTCGCAGCATCGCCAACCACGCAGGACACGCCTGA
- the fumA gene encoding class I fumarate hydratase FumA, whose product MSNKPFHYQDPFPLKKDDTEYYLLSRDHVSVSEFEGQEILKVAPEALTLLAQHAFHDASFMLRPAHQQQVADILDDPDASENDKYVALQFLRNSEIAAKGILPTCQDTGTAIIVGKKGQRVWTGGGDEAALSRGVYNTYIEENLRYSQNAALDMYKEVNTGSNLPAQIDLYSVDGEEYKFLCIAKGGGSANKTYLYQETKALLSPGKLKNYLVDKMRTLGTAACPPYHVAFVIGGTSAEATLKTVKLASTKYYDGLPTEGNEHGQAFRDLELEAELLQEAQNLGLGAQFGGKYFAHDIRVVRLPRHGASCPVGMGVSCSADRNIKGKINRDGIWLEKLEHNPGKFIPQELRQAGEGEAIKVDLNRPMAEILKQLSQYPVSTRLSLSGTIIVGRDIAHAKLKERLDRGEGLPQYVKDHPIYYAGPAKTPEGYASGSLGPTTAGRMDSYVDLLQSHGGSMIMLAKGNRSQQVTDACHKHGGFYLGSIGGPAAVLAQQSIKSLECVEYPELGMEAIWKIEVEDFPAFILVDDKGNDFFQKIQAGQCSSCLK is encoded by the coding sequence ATGTCGAATAAACCGTTCCACTATCAAGATCCGTTCCCGCTGAAGAAAGACGATACCGAATACTACCTGCTGAGCCGCGACCACGTTTCCGTGAGCGAATTTGAAGGCCAGGAAATTCTGAAAGTTGCCCCTGAAGCGTTAACCCTGCTTGCCCAGCATGCGTTCCACGACGCCTCGTTCATGCTGCGCCCGGCGCACCAGCAGCAGGTGGCCGATATCCTCGACGATCCGGATGCCAGCGAAAACGACAAGTACGTTGCGCTGCAATTTCTGCGTAACTCAGAAATCGCCGCCAAGGGTATTTTACCGACCTGCCAGGACACCGGCACGGCGATCATCGTCGGCAAAAAGGGCCAGCGCGTCTGGACCGGCGGCGGCGATGAAGCGGCGTTGTCGCGCGGGGTGTACAACACCTACATCGAAGAGAACCTGCGCTATTCGCAGAACGCCGCGCTGGATATGTATAAAGAGGTTAATACCGGCAGCAACCTGCCGGCGCAGATCGATCTCTACAGCGTGGACGGCGAAGAGTACAAGTTCCTGTGCATCGCCAAGGGCGGCGGTTCCGCCAACAAAACCTATCTGTATCAGGAAACCAAGGCGCTGCTGTCGCCGGGCAAACTGAAAAACTACCTGGTCGACAAGATGCGTACGTTAGGCACCGCGGCTTGCCCGCCGTACCACGTGGCGTTCGTCATCGGCGGCACCTCGGCGGAAGCGACGCTGAAAACCGTCAAGCTGGCCTCGACCAAGTATTACGATGGCCTGCCAACCGAGGGCAACGAGCATGGCCAGGCGTTCCGCGATCTGGAACTCGAAGCGGAACTGCTGCAAGAAGCGCAGAATCTGGGTCTGGGCGCGCAGTTCGGCGGCAAATACTTCGCGCACGATATCCGCGTGGTGCGTCTGCCGCGCCACGGCGCGTCCTGCCCGGTCGGCATGGGTGTTTCCTGCTCGGCGGACCGCAACATCAAAGGCAAGATCAACCGCGATGGCATCTGGCTGGAAAAACTGGAGCACAATCCGGGTAAATTCATTCCTCAGGAGCTGCGTCAGGCCGGGGAAGGTGAAGCGATCAAAGTCGATCTCAACCGCCCGATGGCCGAGATCCTCAAACAGCTGTCGCAGTACCCGGTTTCCACCCGTCTGTCGCTGAGCGGCACCATCATCGTCGGCCGCGATATCGCGCACGCCAAGCTGAAAGAGCGTCTGGATCGTGGTGAAGGGCTGCCGCAGTACGTCAAGGATCACCCGATCTACTACGCCGGCCCGGCCAAAACGCCGGAGGGCTACGCGTCCGGTTCGCTGGGGCCAACCACCGCCGGGCGTATGGACTCTTACGTCGATCTGCTGCAGTCCCACGGCGGCAGCATGATCATGCTGGCGAAAGGCAACCGCAGCCAGCAGGTGACGGATGCCTGTCACAAACACGGCGGTTTCTATCTCGGCAGCATCGGCGGCCCGGCGGCAGTGCTGGCGCAGCAGAGCATCAAGAGCCTGGAGTGCGTGGAGTATCCTGAGCTGGGCATGGAAGCGATCTGGAAAATCGAAGTGGAGGATTTCCCGGCGTTTATCCTGGTGGATGACAAAGGCAATGACTTCTTCCAGAAGATCCAGGCCGGCCAGTGCTCCAGCTGCCTGAAATAA
- a CDS encoding XdhC family protein, protein MQHLDVTVVSQAISWLQQQPVWLCTVLSTYGSSPRSPGALMAATRDGRYSGSLSGGCVEEDFLRRVAAGEYQAASQVIRYGEGGMTPNVALPCGGVLDVLIEYLPAGEDSIAYLQRIAGALEGHHALIKRLTLPNACHCLEQSHFTSATQVERRLEQITLHIAAAPRLLIAGLSSVALYCADFAVALGFEVLVCESRPEVLDNFAAELKPGVTLLRQFPAKFIEEGGCHANTAVVALTHDPRMDDLTLMEAIHTPAFYIGAMGSLRNSARRRQRLQQIAEFTPQELERIHAPIGLPLGSKTPAEIALAVMAAIVQQKNRLPAADGINAAAPPAPDVEAPNTAPLSRSANS, encoded by the coding sequence ATGCAACATCTTGATGTCACCGTGGTCAGCCAGGCGATAAGCTGGCTGCAGCAACAGCCGGTCTGGTTATGCACCGTGCTCAGTACCTATGGCTCTTCGCCGCGGTCGCCGGGCGCGCTGATGGCGGCGACTCGCGACGGCCGCTACAGTGGTTCGCTGTCGGGCGGCTGCGTGGAGGAGGATTTTTTGCGCCGCGTGGCCGCCGGGGAGTATCAGGCGGCCAGCCAGGTGATCCGTTACGGCGAAGGCGGCATGACGCCCAACGTGGCGCTGCCCTGCGGCGGCGTGCTGGACGTGCTGATCGAATACCTGCCGGCGGGTGAAGACAGCATCGCTTACCTGCAACGCATCGCCGGCGCGCTGGAAGGGCATCACGCGTTGATCAAACGCCTGACGCTGCCCAACGCCTGCCACTGCCTCGAGCAGAGCCACTTCACCAGTGCTACGCAGGTCGAACGCCGGCTCGAGCAGATCACCCTGCACATCGCGGCCGCGCCGCGCCTGCTGATCGCCGGGCTGTCCAGCGTGGCGCTGTACTGCGCCGATTTCGCCGTGGCGCTGGGGTTTGAGGTGCTGGTGTGCGAGAGCCGTCCGGAAGTACTGGATAACTTTGCCGCCGAGCTGAAACCGGGCGTGACGCTGCTGCGTCAGTTTCCGGCCAAATTTATTGAGGAAGGGGGATGCCACGCCAATACCGCCGTCGTGGCGCTGACCCACGATCCGCGCATGGACGACCTGACGCTGATGGAAGCGATCCACACCCCGGCGTTTTACATCGGCGCCATGGGATCGCTCAGAAACAGCGCGCGGCGGCGCCAGCGTTTGCAGCAGATTGCCGAATTCACGCCGCAGGAGCTGGAACGCATCCATGCGCCGATCGGCCTGCCGCTGGGCAGCAAAACCCCGGCGGAGATCGCCCTGGCGGTGATGGCGGCGATCGTGCAGCAAAAAAACCGGCTGCCGGCCGCCGACGGGATCAATGCAGCGGCACCACCGGCACCAGATGTTGAAGCTCCAAATACAGCTCCTCTTTCCCGCTCAGCGAATAGCTGA
- the endA gene encoding deoxyribonuclease I: MLRRILFMAVFAAGAVQAHGINNFSQAKAAAAKINQDAPGSFYCGCRIDWQGKKGIPDLAGCGYQVRKNAQRAQRIEWEHVVPAWQFGHQLQCWQDGGRKNCNKDATYRQIETDLHNLQPAIGEVNGDRNNFMYSQWNGGAGQYGQCPMKVDFKHKQAEPPARARGAIARTYFYMRDRYQLRLSRQQTQLFEVWNRQYPVSQWECQREARIAKVQGNHNPYIQQACQQQKS; encoded by the coding sequence ATGCTTCGCAGAATTTTGTTTATGGCGGTTTTCGCCGCAGGCGCCGTTCAGGCGCACGGCATCAATAACTTTTCTCAGGCCAAGGCGGCAGCGGCCAAGATTAACCAGGATGCGCCGGGCAGTTTTTACTGCGGCTGCCGCATCGACTGGCAAGGCAAGAAAGGCATCCCGGATCTCGCCGGCTGCGGCTATCAGGTGCGAAAAAATGCCCAGCGCGCGCAGCGCATCGAGTGGGAACACGTGGTGCCGGCCTGGCAGTTCGGCCACCAGCTGCAGTGCTGGCAGGACGGCGGGCGCAAGAACTGTAACAAAGACGCCACCTATCGCCAGATAGAAACCGATCTGCACAACCTGCAGCCGGCGATTGGCGAAGTGAACGGCGACCGCAATAACTTCATGTACAGCCAATGGAACGGCGGCGCAGGCCAATACGGGCAATGCCCGATGAAGGTGGACTTCAAGCATAAACAGGCGGAGCCGCCCGCCCGCGCACGCGGCGCTATTGCCCGCACCTACTTCTACATGCGCGATCGCTACCAACTGCGGCTGTCACGCCAGCAAACCCAGCTGTTCGAGGTGTGGAACCGGCAATATCCGGTGAGCCAATGGGAATGTCAGCGTGAAGCACGTATCGCCAAGGTGCAGGGCAACCACAACCCCTATATTCAACAGGCTTGTCAGCAGCAGAAAAGCTAA